Proteins encoded within one genomic window of Bradyrhizobium sp. 186:
- a CDS encoding O-antigen ligase family protein, which translates to MAYAATAGEMNAAAPAALGVLALQRALVWLVGASGAIVFIEPSPYEIVTLLATVTFFATGLRLSLVLMPLVLMLVLLNVGYTISAIPLLDQSEVASWIATSWYMAVTVMFFAMVTSEDTAARLDMLRRGLVVGAMIASLSAIAGYFNLVPGGRDLLTLYERARGTFKDPNVLGAFLILPALFCLQSVVSDRFGKAFRNVIAFGIMALAILLAFSRAAWGGLVLTSAFMLALMVLTSRTNAQRSRIIIMAIVAAVLGLALIAVLLSFDSIAEMFKQRASFDQSYDEGRFGRFGRHVLGAEMALDLPFGIGPLQFHRFFPEDTHNSYLNAFMSGGWLSGVCYPALVFTTVIMGFRHIFVRVPWQRAYLVVFSAFVGTVGESFVIDTDHWRHFWMMLGAMWGMIAAAQAYKIKAGEEASAA; encoded by the coding sequence ATGGCGTATGCGGCGACAGCCGGGGAAATGAATGCAGCCGCGCCGGCTGCACTCGGCGTGCTGGCCCTGCAGCGCGCGCTGGTGTGGTTGGTCGGCGCCTCCGGGGCGATCGTCTTCATCGAGCCGAGCCCCTACGAAATCGTGACGCTGCTTGCCACCGTCACCTTCTTTGCCACTGGCCTGCGCTTGAGCCTCGTGCTGATGCCGCTGGTGCTGATGCTGGTCCTGCTTAATGTCGGCTACACCATCAGCGCGATCCCGCTGCTCGACCAGTCCGAAGTCGCAAGCTGGATCGCGACCTCCTGGTACATGGCGGTGACCGTGATGTTCTTCGCCATGGTGACCTCCGAGGACACGGCGGCCCGGCTCGACATGCTGCGCCGCGGCCTCGTGGTCGGCGCGATGATCGCTTCGCTCTCGGCGATCGCGGGCTATTTCAATCTCGTTCCCGGCGGGCGCGACCTGCTGACGCTGTACGAGCGCGCGCGCGGCACCTTCAAGGACCCGAACGTGCTCGGCGCCTTCCTGATCCTGCCGGCGCTGTTTTGCCTCCAGAGCGTGGTCTCCGACCGGTTCGGCAAGGCGTTCCGCAACGTCATCGCCTTCGGCATCATGGCGCTCGCGATCCTGCTCGCGTTCTCCCGCGCCGCCTGGGGCGGCCTGGTCCTGACCTCCGCCTTCATGCTGGCACTGATGGTCCTGACCAGCCGGACCAACGCGCAGCGCTCGCGCATCATCATCATGGCGATCGTCGCCGCGGTGCTGGGCCTGGCGCTGATCGCGGTCCTCCTGTCGTTCGACTCGATCGCCGAGATGTTCAAGCAGCGCGCGAGTTTCGACCAGAGCTATGACGAAGGCCGCTTCGGCCGGTTCGGCCGGCATGTCCTCGGCGCGGAGATGGCGCTCGACCTGCCGTTCGGCATCGGGCCGCTGCAATTCCACCGCTTCTTCCCCGAGGACACCCACAACTCCTACCTGAACGCCTTCATGTCCGGCGGCTGGCTCTCCGGCGTCTGCTATCCCGCGCTGGTCTTCACCACGGTGATCATGGGATTTCGGCACATCTTCGTCCGCGTGCCCTGGCAGCGCGCTTATCTCGTCGTCTTCTCCGCCTTCGTCGGCACCGTCGGCGAAAGCTTTGTGATCGACACCGACCACTGGCGGCACTTCTGGATGATGCTGGGCGCGATGTGGGGCATGATCGCAGCCGCGCAGGCCTACAAGATCAAGGCCGGCGAGGAAGCTTCCGCAGCTTGA
- a CDS encoding MarR family transcriptional regulator — MRRSSAQGVLYGQTVANVAGIANSDLECMDILYLEGRVTAGRLAEVTGLTTGAITGVVDRLEKAGLVRRERDETDRRKVFIAVVPEAAMKIGQFYVPMQQAMEKVFGAYSDEELRLLLRFANEGYKGVLAATAALKGLIDTPPEKRPDLKLRKLPRRP; from the coding sequence ATGCGGCGGTCGTCCGCGCAGGGCGTGCTCTATGGCCAGACCGTTGCGAACGTTGCGGGAATTGCCAATTCCGACCTCGAATGCATGGACATCCTCTATCTCGAAGGCCGCGTCACCGCGGGCCGGCTCGCCGAGGTGACAGGCCTCACGACCGGTGCCATCACCGGTGTGGTCGATCGGCTCGAGAAGGCGGGCCTCGTGCGCCGCGAGCGGGATGAAACGGATCGCCGCAAGGTGTTCATCGCCGTCGTGCCCGAGGCGGCCATGAAGATCGGCCAGTTCTACGTGCCGATGCAGCAGGCGATGGAGAAGGTCTTCGGCGCCTATTCCGACGAGGAGCTGCGCCTGCTGCTGCGCTTCGCCAATGAGGGCTACAAGGGCGTGCTCGCGGCCACCGCAGCGCTGAAGGGCCTGATCGATACGCCGCCGGAGAAGCGCCCCGATCTCAAGCTGCGGAAGCTTCCTCGCCGGCCTTGA
- a CDS encoding FAD-dependent monooxygenase — MHNRPRKALIIGVGIAGPVTAILLRRAGIESAIYEAWPYSKGIGGGLQIAPNGMHVLDEIGLAGELISRGSIANSFDFYSQRGERLGSINRDMERRFGQPAVNVCRATLNEILIDKAWCSCVSLYFDKRLIKIEDRGDQPITAYFADGTTAEGDFLIGADGVHSVVRRQVIPDGPVPFNTGLIGFGGFVPHAVLDGRPIGGHVETTFGQSGFFGYGYCSPDPTDGVMWWSTQPADGMDAAMFRALDERTLKQHLRGFHRGWHDPIPDIIEAAENIVVTDTLDVATLLTWSRKRSLLIGDAAHATSPHAGQGASLALEDAMRLARLMQDGQELSATFQAFEAERRPRTEKIVAMARRNGNSKREFSATGAWVRNQMMKWLLPLGSKSMEFMYAYDARAA; from the coding sequence ATGCATAACCGTCCCCGCAAGGCCCTGATCATCGGCGTCGGCATCGCCGGGCCCGTCACCGCGATCCTGCTGCGCCGCGCCGGCATCGAATCCGCGATCTACGAGGCCTGGCCCTATTCCAAGGGCATCGGCGGCGGCCTCCAGATCGCGCCGAACGGGATGCACGTCTTGGACGAGATCGGCCTCGCCGGCGAGCTGATCAGCCGCGGCTCGATCGCGAACTCCTTCGACTTCTATTCGCAGCGCGGAGAGAGGCTCGGCTCGATCAACCGCGACATGGAGCGGCGCTTCGGCCAGCCCGCGGTCAACGTCTGTCGCGCCACGCTGAACGAAATCCTCATCGACAAGGCCTGGTGCTCCTGCGTCTCGCTCTATTTCGACAAGCGCCTGATCAAGATTGAGGACCGCGGCGACCAGCCGATCACCGCCTATTTCGCCGACGGTACCACCGCCGAGGGCGACTTCCTGATCGGTGCGGACGGCGTGCACTCGGTGGTTCGGCGCCAAGTGATCCCGGACGGGCCCGTCCCGTTCAACACCGGCCTGATCGGCTTCGGCGGCTTCGTGCCGCACGCAGTCCTCGACGGCAGGCCGATCGGCGGGCACGTCGAGACCACGTTCGGGCAGAGCGGCTTCTTCGGCTATGGCTATTGCAGCCCCGATCCGACCGACGGCGTGATGTGGTGGAGCACCCAGCCCGCGGACGGCATGGATGCCGCGATGTTTCGCGCGCTCGACGAGAGGACGCTGAAGCAGCATTTGCGCGGCTTCCACCGCGGCTGGCACGACCCCATCCCTGATATCATCGAGGCCGCCGAGAACATCGTCGTCACCGATACGCTCGATGTGGCGACGTTGCTGACCTGGTCGCGCAAGCGCTCGCTGCTGATTGGTGATGCCGCGCATGCAACCAGCCCCCATGCCGGCCAGGGCGCCTCGCTGGCGCTCGAGGATGCGATGCGGCTGGCGCGCCTGATGCAGGACGGCCAGGAGCTCAGCGCCACCTTCCAGGCTTTCGAGGCCGAGCGGCGTCCGCGCACCGAGAAGATCGTGGCAATGGCCCGCCGCAACGGCAACAGCAAGCGCGAGTTCAGCGCCACCGGCGCCTGGGTCAGAAATCAGATGATGAAATGGCTGTTGCCGCTCGGCTCCAAGAGCATGGAGTTCATGTACGCGTATGACGCGAGGGCGGCGTAG
- a CDS encoding saccharopine dehydrogenase NADP-binding domain-containing protein, with product MSSSKFDIVLYGATGFTGRLVAEYLAAQYGDDKKLTWAMAGRSRDKLASVRDAIGAAADTPLIIADASDPVSLQAMVDQAKVVITTVGPYQLYGSDLLAACVASGTDYMDLCGEPIWMKQMIDKQEAAAKASGARIMFSCGFDSVPFELGAFFVQEEAKRAFGAAAPRVKGRVRDISWKFSGGTSASARVTFEAVAQDLSLVSILKDPFAFTPGFEGPKQPRANKPVFEEDLQSWAAPFAMATLNTRNVHRSNMMMGFPYGRDFVYDEMVLTGAGEEGQVNAKRVMAANSEKTGPDALKPGDGPSKEERDNGYYDLLYVAIAPDGRQVRAAVKGDLDPGYASTAKIISECAICLLRDATDVPAGFWTPGAAMQHKLIKRLQEYAGLTFGVET from the coding sequence TTGTCATCGTCAAAATTCGATATTGTCCTCTACGGCGCAACCGGGTTCACCGGCCGGCTCGTTGCTGAATATCTCGCCGCGCAATACGGGGACGATAAGAAGCTGACATGGGCGATGGCGGGGCGAAGCAGAGACAAGCTCGCGTCGGTGCGCGATGCGATAGGCGCGGCGGCTGACACACCGCTCATCATTGCCGATGCTTCCGATCCCGTGTCGTTACAGGCGATGGTCGATCAAGCGAAGGTGGTGATCACCACTGTCGGTCCGTACCAGCTCTATGGATCCGACCTGCTCGCCGCCTGTGTCGCCTCCGGCACCGACTACATGGACCTCTGTGGCGAGCCGATCTGGATGAAGCAGATGATCGATAAGCAAGAGGCCGCAGCGAAGGCGAGCGGCGCCCGCATCATGTTCTCCTGCGGCTTCGACTCCGTGCCGTTCGAACTCGGTGCGTTCTTCGTGCAGGAGGAGGCCAAGCGTGCGTTCGGTGCGGCGGCGCCGCGCGTCAAGGGCCGCGTCCGCGACATCAGCTGGAAGTTCTCCGGCGGCACCTCGGCAAGCGCAAGGGTCACCTTCGAGGCAGTGGCGCAGGATCTCAGCCTGGTGTCGATCCTCAAAGACCCATTTGCATTCACGCCCGGCTTCGAAGGTCCGAAACAGCCGCGCGCCAACAAGCCCGTCTTCGAGGAGGACCTGCAATCCTGGGCCGCTCCGTTCGCGATGGCGACGCTCAACACGCGCAACGTCCACCGATCCAACATGATGATGGGATTCCCGTATGGCAGGGACTTCGTCTACGACGAGATGGTGCTCACGGGGGCGGGAGAGGAAGGGCAGGTCAACGCGAAGCGCGTCATGGCAGCAAACAGCGAAAAGACGGGCCCCGATGCGCTCAAGCCCGGTGATGGACCGTCCAAGGAGGAGCGCGACAATGGCTACTACGATCTGCTCTACGTTGCGATCGCCCCTGATGGTCGTCAGGTTCGCGCCGCGGTCAAGGGCGATCTCGATCCAGGCTACGCATCGACGGCGAAGATCATCTCCGAATGCGCGATCTGCCTGTTGCGTGATGCGACGGATGTCCCGGCCGGCTTCTGGACACCGGGCGCGGCGATGCAGCACAAGCTGATCAAGCGGCTACAGGAGTATGCGGGGCTGACGTTCGGGGTGGAGACGTAG
- a CDS encoding saccharopine dehydrogenase NADP-binding domain-containing protein translates to MSSTKFDIVVYGATGFTGQLVAEYLTAHYKDDKALKWAMAGRSLGKLKSVRDAIGAPGNTPLLVADASDAASLKAIAEQTMSVITTVGPYQLYGEELLAACVATGTDYFDLCGEPIWMRQMIDKYGAEAKASGARIVFSCGFDSVPFELGAFFVQEEAKRVFGAPAPRVKGRVRDMRGTLSGGTAASAKATFDAVSKDLSLVAILNDHFALTPGFTGPKQPKGNRAAFEEDLQSWAAPFMMALINTRNVHRSNMLMGFPYGQEFVYDEMVLTGPGEKGEANAKRVMAANAEKTGPNAPKPGEGPSKEERESGRFDLLYVAIAPDGRQVRAGVTGDRDPGYGSTSKMISECAICMLRDATDVPAGFWTPGAAMQHKLIKRLQAHAGLTFGVET, encoded by the coding sequence ATGAGCTCTACGAAATTCGACATCGTCGTCTATGGCGCGACCGGCTTCACCGGCCAGCTCGTCGCCGAATATCTGACCGCGCACTACAAGGACGACAAGGCGCTCAAATGGGCGATGGCGGGTCGTAGCCTCGGCAAGCTGAAATCGGTCCGCGATGCGATCGGCGCGCCCGGGAACACGCCGCTGCTCGTGGCGGATGCGTCCGACGCGGCCTCGCTGAAGGCGATCGCGGAGCAGACGATGTCGGTGATCACGACCGTCGGCCCGTATCAGCTTTATGGCGAGGAACTGCTCGCGGCCTGCGTGGCAACGGGCACCGATTACTTCGACCTCTGCGGCGAGCCGATCTGGATGCGGCAGATGATCGACAAGTACGGGGCTGAAGCCAAGGCGAGCGGCGCGCGCATCGTGTTTTCATGCGGCTTCGATTCCGTGCCGTTCGAGCTCGGTGCGTTCTTCGTGCAGGAAGAAGCCAAGCGCGTGTTCGGTGCGCCGGCCCCGCGCGTGAAGGGGCGTGTGCGCGACATGCGCGGCACGCTGTCAGGCGGCACCGCCGCGAGCGCGAAGGCGACTTTCGATGCGGTCTCCAAGGATCTCAGCCTCGTCGCCATTCTCAACGATCACTTTGCGCTGACGCCCGGGTTCACCGGTCCGAAGCAACCGAAGGGCAACAGAGCGGCCTTTGAGGAAGATCTGCAATCGTGGGCCGCGCCGTTCATGATGGCGCTGATCAACACGCGCAACGTTCACCGCTCCAACATGCTGATGGGATTCCCTTACGGCCAGGAGTTCGTCTACGACGAGATGGTCTTGACCGGTCCCGGCGAGAAGGGCGAGGCGAACGCGAAGCGCGTGATGGCCGCGAATGCCGAGAAGACCGGTCCGAACGCACCGAAGCCGGGCGAGGGGCCGTCGAAAGAAGAGCGCGAGAGCGGCCGCTTCGATCTGCTCTATGTCGCGATCGCACCCGACGGCCGTCAGGTCCGCGCCGGCGTCACCGGCGACCGCGATCCCGGTTACGGTTCGACCTCGAAGATGATCTCCGAATGCGCGATCTGCATGTTGCGCGATGCTACGGATGTCCCGGCCGGCTTCTGGACGCCGGGCGCAGCGATGCAGCACAAGCTGATCAAGCGGCTGCAGGCGCACGCGGGGCTGACGTTCGGGGTGGAAACCTAA
- a CDS encoding DUF169 domain-containing protein, with amino-acid sequence MPQQSADTIDLAGLVADLNSLLRLRTTVIGMKLFARAAEMEAIPKIRRPNAVHTTDQIVSMAARLGWTVGITADDLVGAQCRAVIGLAPQDEKWLAGENYVGVWHGTAEDARKRQEALDVVPFGQYQALAVSPLSSGRLDPPDICLVYATPGQMIILINGLQYTGYRKFEWGVVGETACADSWGRALKTGEPSLSLPCYAERRYGGVPDEEMLMALKPQHLAKAIEGMKALAKNGLRYPIPPYGIQSDVRAGMGVSYAKK; translated from the coding sequence ATGCCGCAGCAGAGCGCAGACACGATCGATCTTGCCGGCCTCGTTGCCGATCTCAACAGCCTGTTGCGGCTGAGGACCACGGTGATCGGCATGAAGCTGTTCGCACGTGCTGCGGAGATGGAGGCGATCCCGAAGATCCGGCGGCCGAACGCGGTCCACACCACCGACCAGATCGTCAGCATGGCCGCGCGTTTGGGCTGGACCGTCGGCATCACCGCCGACGATCTCGTCGGCGCGCAGTGCCGCGCGGTGATCGGCCTTGCGCCGCAGGACGAAAAATGGCTCGCGGGCGAAAATTATGTCGGCGTCTGGCACGGCACCGCCGAGGATGCACGCAAGCGGCAGGAGGCGCTGGACGTGGTGCCGTTCGGCCAGTACCAGGCGCTCGCGGTGAGCCCTCTTTCGAGCGGCCGGCTCGATCCGCCCGACATCTGCCTCGTCTATGCAACGCCGGGGCAGATGATCATCCTGATCAACGGCCTGCAATATACCGGCTACAGGAAGTTCGAATGGGGCGTGGTCGGCGAGACCGCCTGCGCGGATTCCTGGGGGCGGGCGCTCAAGACCGGCGAGCCCAGCCTGTCCTTGCCATGCTATGCCGAACGGCGCTATGGCGGCGTGCCGGACGAGGAGATGCTGATGGCGCTGAAGCCCCAGCATCTCGCCAAGGCGATCGAGGGCATGAAGGCGCTGGCTAAAAACGGCCTGCGTTATCCGATCCCGCCCTATGGTATTCAAAGTGACGTCCGTGCCGGCATGGGCGTGAGCTACGCGAAGAAGTAA
- a CDS encoding YdcF family protein, which produces MLPINLLVELGILSLVLMVTRFAAVGRKLAVTTLVLLALAAFSPLGNLLLYPLESRFPPWDPSRGAPDGIIVLGGSVDTDLSAAHHTPVVSHAADRLFAPAELARRYPNARVVFTGGTANLVSTDAREADYSAPILENLGVPKERLILERNSRNTYENAIFTKQLLTPKPGERWLLVTSAFHMPRSMGIFRKAGFDVEAYPVDWRMGGRDDLFSFTNNSADGLGRTDLAVREWIGLVAYRLMGRTGELLPGPAKH; this is translated from the coding sequence CTGCTGCCGATCAATCTCCTGGTCGAACTCGGCATCCTGTCGCTCGTGCTGATGGTGACGCGCTTTGCCGCGGTCGGTCGCAAGCTCGCCGTGACCACATTGGTCTTGCTGGCATTGGCGGCATTTTCTCCGCTCGGCAATCTCTTGCTCTATCCCTTGGAGTCGCGCTTTCCGCCGTGGGATCCGTCGCGCGGTGCGCCGGACGGCATCATCGTGCTCGGCGGCTCCGTCGACACCGACCTGTCGGCGGCGCATCACACGCCCGTCGTCTCGCACGCGGCCGATCGCTTGTTTGCGCCGGCTGAGCTCGCGCGCCGTTATCCGAATGCGCGCGTTGTCTTCACCGGAGGAACCGCGAACCTAGTCTCGACCGATGCCAGGGAAGCCGACTACTCTGCGCCGATCCTGGAAAATCTGGGTGTACCGAAGGAGCGCCTGATCCTGGAGCGGAATTCCCGCAACACCTACGAGAATGCAATCTTCACGAAACAGCTGTTGACCCCGAAGCCGGGCGAGCGCTGGCTTCTGGTCACGTCGGCCTTCCACATGCCGCGCTCGATGGGGATTTTTCGCAAGGCCGGATTCGATGTCGAAGCTTATCCCGTGGACTGGCGGATGGGCGGGCGTGACGACCTTTTCTCCTTCACCAACAACAGTGCCGATGGGCTCGGCAGAACCGACCTGGCCGTGCGCGAATGGATCGGCCTCGTGGCCTACCGCCTCATGGGCAGGACCGGCGAGTTGCTTCCGGGCCCGGCCAAGCACTAG
- a CDS encoding acetamidase/formamidase family protein, whose protein sequence is MTHHHLHSSPETCHWGFFEAALKPVLTIASGDEVTVDTISGGPDVLPDRNDFHIPPEMFEVHAQNERMLPGHILTGPIAVSGAEPGDVLEVDILDVKLRQDWGWNLIKPLSGTLPDDFHESRVLNIPLDRTRMVGRMPWGLDLPLKPFFGVMGVAPPPAWGRITSLIPRAMGGNLDNKELGTGATLYLPVFVPDALFSCGDGHGVQGDGEVCVTAIETALQGRFRLTLRKDLRLDYPRAETPSHYMTMAMDPDLDQCVVRALRDMIALLGEKRNLSREDAYTLCSLAADLRVTQTVNGSKGIHCMIEKAIVHG, encoded by the coding sequence ATGACCCATCACCACCTGCATTCGAGCCCCGAGACCTGCCACTGGGGCTTCTTTGAAGCCGCCCTCAAGCCTGTCCTCACCATCGCGAGCGGCGATGAGGTGACAGTCGACACCATCAGCGGCGGGCCGGACGTCCTGCCCGACCGCAACGATTTTCATATTCCGCCGGAGATGTTCGAGGTTCATGCGCAGAACGAGCGCATGCTGCCCGGCCACATCCTCACCGGCCCGATCGCCGTCAGCGGCGCCGAGCCCGGCGACGTGCTCGAGGTCGATATCCTCGACGTCAAGCTCCGGCAGGATTGGGGCTGGAATCTGATCAAGCCGCTGTCCGGCACCCTGCCCGACGATTTCCACGAGAGCCGAGTCCTGAACATTCCCTTGGACCGGACCCGGATGGTCGGCCGCATGCCCTGGGGGCTCGACCTGCCCTTAAAACCGTTCTTCGGCGTGATGGGCGTTGCGCCGCCGCCGGCCTGGGGCCGCATCACCTCGCTGATTCCGCGCGCCATGGGCGGGAATCTCGACAACAAGGAGCTCGGCACCGGCGCGACGTTGTATTTGCCGGTGTTCGTGCCCGACGCGCTGTTCTCCTGCGGCGACGGCCACGGCGTGCAGGGCGACGGCGAGGTCTGCGTCACCGCGATCGAGACCGCGCTGCAAGGCCGCTTCCGCCTCACCCTGCGCAAGGATTTGCGGCTCGATTATCCCCGCGCCGAAACGCCGTCGCACTACATGACCATGGCGATGGACCCGGACCTCGACCAGTGCGTGGTGCGGGCGCTGCGCGACATGATCGCGCTGCTCGGCGAGAAACGAAACCTGTCGCGCGAGGACGCCTACACGCTGTGCAGCCTGGCCGCCGATTTGCGGGTGACGCAGACCGTCAACGGCTCCAAGGGCATCCATTGCATGATCGAAAAGGCGATCGTGCACGGCTGA
- a CDS encoding GcrA family cell cycle regulator, with protein sequence MPVLSPTWTDERIELLKQHFEAGLSCREIAADIGVSRNAVIGKLSRLNLTRGRSTDERKLDRSFAHARAPKAVPRLQYEMLATLYGESSAPAVVGPIDEANRCSLLELAENRCRWPISTPGAEDFCFCGNTAPDGQSYCAGHSRLAYRPNSRARVMRA encoded by the coding sequence ATGCCTGTTCTCTCACCAACCTGGACCGACGAACGAATCGAACTTCTGAAGCAGCACTTCGAGGCCGGCCTGTCCTGCCGCGAGATCGCCGCCGACATCGGTGTCAGCCGCAACGCCGTGATCGGCAAGCTGTCCCGGCTCAATCTGACGCGCGGTCGGTCGACCGACGAGCGCAAGCTCGACAGGAGCTTCGCGCACGCCCGCGCGCCCAAGGCGGTGCCGCGGCTGCAATATGAAATGCTGGCTACACTCTATGGCGAGAGCAGCGCGCCTGCGGTGGTGGGGCCGATCGACGAGGCCAATCGCTGCTCACTGCTCGAGCTCGCCGAGAATCGATGCCGTTGGCCGATCTCGACGCCGGGTGCGGAGGATTTCTGCTTCTGCGGCAACACCGCGCCCGACGGCCAGTCTTATTGCGCTGGCCACAGCCGCCTCGCCTACCGGCCAAATTCGCGCGCCCGTGTCATGCGAGCCTGA
- a CDS encoding porin: MKVVKSLLLGTAAVLIAVGGAQAADLPVKAKAVEYVKICTLYGAGFYYIPGSDTCIKLGGYLRAEVALNAGGNYSAQYNGVFAANNRLTNYYSMRAREDLNIDTRTATEYGVVRTYFDAVFTWTTGNYVGAGSGTGATQYSSTLGLNAAGTGLIGSSGGAVNGTDGAISGGSLGVYYAFIQFAGFTMGKAVSQFDAPWINYPGNNFDQLVGGSGTTNGVAQFTYTADFGQGVTAAFSAQDQTQVFQTNIWNTAGMTTAGVLGGAYGSNDIGGSRSPDLVGMVRVDQAWGLFQASVAAHDNQVGYYGASEAAGHPEDKWGWAVQLALSIKNIPTGAGDVINISGVYTDGASRYNFQELAATSYSMFGSSSGAYQGIGFAGVSDAVFAPGGGLELTKTYGFRGAYTHNWSPYWNSALYGAWAAVNYSGTAKGLICGSAAFATLTGTCNPDFNIGQIGVITRWTPVKNLTFSADFTYSHLDQKYSGVITTPALTSVAKPAATYELKDQDTYSLLLRAQRNW; encoded by the coding sequence ATGAAAGTGGTGAAGAGCCTTTTGCTCGGCACTGCGGCGGTTCTGATCGCCGTCGGTGGAGCACAGGCGGCTGATCTTCCGGTCAAGGCCAAGGCGGTCGAGTACGTGAAGATCTGCACGCTCTACGGCGCGGGATTCTACTACATCCCCGGCAGCGACACCTGCATCAAGCTGGGCGGCTATCTGCGTGCCGAAGTGGCGCTCAACGCCGGCGGCAACTACAGCGCTCAGTACAACGGCGTCTTTGCGGCGAACAACCGCCTGACCAACTACTACTCGATGCGCGCTCGTGAAGATCTCAACATCGACACGCGCACCGCGACCGAATACGGCGTGGTCCGCACCTATTTCGATGCGGTCTTCACCTGGACGACCGGCAACTATGTCGGCGCCGGCAGCGGCACGGGTGCTACCCAGTACAGCAGTACGCTCGGCCTCAACGCGGCCGGCACCGGCCTGATCGGTTCGAGCGGTGGCGCGGTCAACGGCACCGACGGCGCGATCTCGGGCGGTTCGCTCGGCGTCTACTACGCCTTCATCCAGTTCGCCGGCTTCACGATGGGTAAGGCCGTGTCGCAGTTCGACGCGCCCTGGATCAACTATCCCGGCAACAACTTCGACCAGCTGGTCGGCGGCAGCGGCACCACCAACGGCGTCGCCCAGTTCACGTACACGGCCGATTTCGGCCAGGGCGTGACGGCTGCGTTCTCGGCGCAGGATCAGACTCAGGTCTTCCAGACCAACATCTGGAACACTGCCGGCATGACCACCGCGGGCGTCCTCGGCGGCGCTTACGGCTCGAACGACATCGGCGGCAGCCGGTCTCCCGACCTCGTCGGCATGGTCCGCGTCGACCAGGCCTGGGGCCTGTTCCAGGCGTCGGTTGCCGCGCACGACAACCAGGTCGGCTACTACGGCGCGAGCGAAGCTGCCGGTCACCCGGAAGACAAGTGGGGCTGGGCCGTTCAGCTGGCATTGTCCATCAAGAACATTCCGACCGGCGCCGGCGACGTGATCAACATCTCGGGCGTCTACACCGACGGTGCGAGCCGCTACAACTTCCAGGAGCTGGCAGCGACCAGCTACTCGATGTTCGGCAGCTCGAGCGGCGCGTATCAGGGCATCGGCTTCGCCGGCGTGTCTGATGCGGTGTTCGCTCCCGGCGGCGGGCTCGAGCTGACCAAGACCTACGGCTTCCGTGGTGCCTACACCCACAACTGGAGCCCGTACTGGAACTCGGCGCTCTATGGTGCGTGGGCTGCCGTCAATTACAGCGGCACGGCCAAGGGCCTGATCTGCGGCAGCGCCGCGTTCGCGACCCTGACCGGCACCTGCAACCCGGACTTCAACATCGGGCAGATCGGTGTCATCACCCGCTGGACGCCGGTCAAGAACCTGACCTTCTCGGCTGACTTCACCTACAGCCACCTCGACCAGAAGTACTCGGGCGTGATCACGACGCCGGCGCTCACCAGCGTTGCCAAGCCTGCGGCAACGTATGAGCTGAAGGACCAGGACACCTACAGCCTGCTGCTGCGCGCTCAGCGCAACTGGTAA
- a CDS encoding MarR family transcriptional regulator — protein MSATRKEGARLRSIGNLDIIRRFTWEISSINMYLEELRQFWARTLGISGPQWLILMAISDLDKDDGIPVNVVSKLLHVDPSFVTTQSKLLEKKGLLRRRPSLTDARVVRLSLTEKTQKHLASLNEQYKTIKEFVFQEFDERELTEFTTKLATLKTRLEKACVRLTLDF, from the coding sequence GTGTCCGCGACGAGGAAAGAAGGAGCGCGCCTCCGCTCCATCGGCAATCTGGATATCATCAGGCGCTTCACCTGGGAGATATCGTCGATCAACATGTATCTGGAGGAGCTGCGTCAGTTCTGGGCCAGGACGCTCGGCATCAGCGGCCCGCAATGGCTGATCCTGATGGCCATCTCCGACCTCGACAAGGACGATGGCATTCCGGTCAACGTCGTCTCCAAACTCCTCCACGTCGACCCCTCGTTCGTCACCACCCAGTCCAAGCTGCTGGAGAAGAAGGGCCTGTTGCGGCGGCGGCCCTCGCTGACCGACGCCAGGGTGGTCCGGCTGTCCCTGACCGAGAAGACGCAGAAGCACCTGGCGAGCCTCAACGAGCAGTACAAGACGATCAAGGAATTCGTCTTCCAGGAGTTCGACGAGCGCGAGCTGACGGAATTCACCACCAAGCTCGCGACGTTGAAGACCCGCCTCGAGAAGGCCTGCGTTCGCCTGACCCTCGACTTCTGA